One genomic segment of Nitrosopumilus sp. includes these proteins:
- a CDS encoding tetratricopeptide repeat protein yields MLAQAFEYAEDGNYDKALKLYDDVLKEDPKNVSALIDKGATLQNMGRVKLAIRSYDKALSVKPNHLDALLNKGAALHSNQKYQEAIDCYDAALKIDKKCAMALAYKGLSLGEMGELQKAITHFKKALSIDKHYDLAHISKEIAQELLKSINQKKSKIQ; encoded by the coding sequence ATGCTTGCTCAAGCTTTTGAATACGCCGAAGATGGAAATTACGATAAAGCACTCAAGCTATATGATGATGTCTTAAAAGAAGATCCAAAAAATGTCTCAGCACTAATTGACAAGGGTGCAACACTGCAAAACATGGGACGAGTCAAACTTGCTATTCGCTCATATGACAAGGCCTTATCAGTAAAACCAAATCATCTGGATGCATTGCTAAACAAGGGGGCAGCATTACACTCTAATCAAAAGTACCAAGAGGCAATTGATTGCTATGATGCTGCATTGAAAATTGATAAAAAATGTGCAATGGCACTAGCTTACAAGGGATTATCCCTAGGTGAGATGGGGGAGTTGCAAAAAGCAATCACTCATTTCAAAAAGGCATTATCCATTGACAAGCACTATGACTTGGCACATATCTCAAAAGAGATTGCTCAGGAATTATTGAAATCCATAAACCAGAAAAAATCTAAAATACAGTAA
- a CDS encoding matrixin family metalloprotease, with protein MKSVMILGIVIAGLLGVAVFFTPSYAASAPQVCLEPFPEDSSLSQIKKELYIKEIRAGITEWVNMLKQQSPLPRADNWKWDIDIVDYQDDINCNIIVKFKDKPVGEDSKLTLGTFQRIDSVGIINMYYFTPYSCEINRDSEYIYYGICRSPIDLATTEEFGSIFRHEFGHALGLGHVNINTSLMHPTFELISYKGKITTGDVKNVIDMYPNGFYFKNTITESEIIELENPESMPVIPNWIRNTAAWWADGQIDDSTFIQGIEYLIENKIIVIPETQKETTELQSIPSWIKNNAGWWAEGYIGNETFVQGLEFLIQKGIISIPIP; from the coding sequence ATGAAATCTGTAATGATTCTTGGAATAGTTATTGCAGGACTGCTCGGTGTTGCAGTTTTCTTCACTCCATCATATGCAGCTTCTGCGCCCCAGGTATGCCTGGAGCCATTTCCAGAAGACTCGAGTCTATCGCAGATAAAAAAAGAACTCTACATCAAAGAAATCAGGGCAGGAATTACTGAATGGGTAAACATGCTAAAACAACAATCTCCCCTCCCAAGAGCAGATAACTGGAAATGGGATATTGACATTGTAGACTATCAAGACGATATCAATTGCAACATTATCGTAAAATTCAAAGACAAACCTGTTGGTGAGGACAGTAAACTAACACTAGGAACTTTTCAGAGAATCGATTCTGTGGGAATAATCAACATGTATTATTTTACACCATATTCTTGTGAGATTAATCGAGATTCAGAGTACATCTATTATGGAATTTGCAGAAGCCCAATTGATCTTGCTACCACCGAAGAGTTTGGTTCCATATTTCGCCATGAGTTCGGACATGCACTTGGTTTGGGTCATGTGAATATCAATACATCTCTGATGCATCCAACTTTTGAATTGATTAGCTACAAGGGCAAAATAACTACAGGAGATGTAAAAAATGTCATCGATATGTATCCAAACGGATTTTATTTTAAAAACACCATTACTGAATCTGAAATTATAGAATTGGAAAATCCAGAAAGCATGCCAGTGATTCCAAATTGGATTCGCAACACTGCTGCATGGTGGGCAGATGGACAAATTGATGATTCCACATTCATTCAAGGAATAGAGTACTTGATTGAAAATAAAATAATTGTAATTCCTGAAACTCAAAAAGAAACAACAGAACTACAATCAATTCCATCATGGATTAAAAACAATGCAGGTTGGTGGGCAGAAGGCTATATTGGCAATGAGACATTTGTTCAGGGACTAGAATTTTTAATTCAAAAAGGAATTATCTCCATCCCAATACCATAA
- a CDS encoding elongation factor EF-2, with protein MVKFKSTGEVLKIIKNKDQIRNFGVIAHVDHGKTTMSDSLLANSGIIAPSAAGKALAMDFDKEEQQRGITIYQANVTLHFTQKDKEYVINMIDTPGHVDFSGRVIRSLRAIDGAVVVCDAVEGIMTQTETVTRMALEERVKPVLFINKVDRLIKELRLTPEKMQQQLAEVVSNFNQLIDTYAEPEYKEKWKVSIQNASVTFGSAKDKWAINLDVMKDKGITFKDVIDAYVNEKVDDLVAKAPLADAVLGMVVKHHPAPHEAVKYRIPQIWKGDLESDVGKALLACSDDGPTIMMIVNMVLDPAAGPVAIGRLFSGTIKDGQTINIIDSKREGRIQSVNFFMGNQREQVGELGAGNIPALLGLTEARAGNTLSSVKGIPMFEGVKYVSEPVVQIAIEPKHPKDLPKLVEILKQLTIEDPNLIVKIDEESGETIVAGMGVLHLDVATHRIQDAKCEIVTSEPLINYRETVKGGCEPIMAKSPNRHNKIFMKVEPLEPKIANMLRTGEISDMKDKKVVADLLKEAGWDTDTIKRVMKFDSRGNVLINGTKGVQFVQESTDSINSGFEEVMKEGPLCKEQMRDCKFIFTHFVPHEDTAHRGLSQLGPAARRACMGALLTAGTAVLEPTLAIEVRVPTDLVGNVATVLSGKRGKVLDMQQKGASSIIVGEIPASETFTLSEEMRGQTAGRATWNTSFKAWTEVPKSMLAAAVADIRKRKGLSPEPPSVNEFIDKE; from the coding sequence ATGGTAAAATTCAAGTCAACTGGTGAGGTTCTTAAGATCATTAAGAATAAGGATCAGATTAGAAACTTTGGTGTTATCGCTCACGTTGACCACGGAAAAACTACCATGAGTGACAGCCTTTTGGCAAACTCTGGAATCATTGCTCCATCAGCTGCAGGAAAAGCATTGGCAATGGACTTTGATAAAGAAGAGCAGCAAAGAGGAATTACAATTTATCAGGCAAACGTAACATTACACTTTACACAAAAAGACAAAGAATACGTCATTAACATGATCGATACACCTGGTCACGTAGATTTCAGTGGAAGAGTAATTCGTTCACTGAGGGCAATTGATGGTGCAGTAGTAGTTTGTGATGCAGTTGAGGGAATCATGACTCAAACTGAAACTGTAACTCGAATGGCATTGGAGGAGAGAGTGAAACCTGTTTTATTTATCAACAAAGTTGATAGACTCATCAAAGAACTCCGTTTAACTCCTGAAAAAATGCAGCAACAACTTGCCGAAGTTGTATCAAACTTTAATCAACTAATTGACACATACGCTGAACCTGAATACAAAGAGAAATGGAAAGTATCTATTCAGAATGCCAGCGTGACTTTTGGATCAGCCAAAGACAAATGGGCAATTAACTTGGATGTTATGAAAGACAAGGGAATTACATTCAAAGATGTAATTGATGCATATGTCAATGAAAAAGTAGATGACTTGGTAGCAAAAGCACCATTGGCTGATGCTGTTCTTGGAATGGTAGTCAAACATCATCCAGCACCTCATGAGGCAGTAAAGTATAGAATTCCACAAATTTGGAAAGGTGATTTGGAATCAGATGTTGGAAAGGCATTGCTTGCATGCAGTGATGATGGTCCCACAATTATGATGATAGTTAACATGGTTTTAGATCCTGCAGCTGGTCCTGTTGCAATTGGAAGACTATTTTCTGGAACTATCAAAGATGGTCAAACTATCAACATTATTGATTCAAAACGAGAAGGAAGAATTCAATCAGTTAATTTCTTTATGGGAAACCAAAGAGAGCAAGTTGGAGAACTTGGTGCAGGTAACATTCCTGCATTGTTGGGACTCACTGAAGCTCGAGCAGGAAACACATTATCTTCTGTTAAAGGAATTCCAATGTTTGAAGGTGTCAAATATGTTTCAGAACCTGTTGTACAAATTGCAATAGAGCCAAAACATCCTAAAGATTTGCCAAAACTTGTAGAAATTCTCAAACAACTAACCATTGAGGATCCAAACCTTATTGTAAAAATTGATGAGGAAAGTGGAGAGACTATTGTTGCTGGAATGGGTGTGTTGCACTTGGATGTTGCAACACACAGAATCCAAGATGCAAAATGTGAAATTGTTACTTCTGAACCATTAATCAATTACAGAGAAACTGTAAAGGGAGGATGTGAGCCAATCATGGCAAAATCTCCAAACAGACACAATAAGATTTTCATGAAAGTGGAGCCATTAGAGCCAAAAATTGCCAACATGTTGCGAACTGGTGAAATCAGTGACATGAAAGACAAGAAAGTAGTAGCCGATTTACTCAAAGAAGCTGGCTGGGATACTGATACAATTAAGAGAGTTATGAAATTTGATTCACGAGGAAATGTTTTGATTAATGGAACAAAAGGTGTTCAATTTGTTCAAGAATCAACTGATTCTATCAATTCTGGATTTGAAGAAGTAATGAAAGAAGGACCTCTGTGCAAAGAGCAGATGAGGGATTGCAAGTTTATCTTTACTCACTTTGTTCCACACGAGGATACAGCACACCGAGGACTATCCCAATTGGGTCCTGCAGCTCGTAGAGCATGTATGGGTGCATTACTCACAGCTGGAACTGCAGTATTGGAACCAACACTTGCAATTGAAGTTAGAGTTCCTACTGATTTAGTTGGAAATGTTGCAACTGTTCTTTCTGGTAAACGTGGTAAAGTGTTAGACATGCAGCAAAAAGGCGCATCAAGTATCATTGTTGGTGAAATTCCAGCCTCTGAGACATTTACTTTGTCTGAAGAGATGAGAGGACAAACTGCAGGACGTGCAACATGGAATACATCCTTTAAGGCATGGACTGAAGTTCCAAAATCCATGTTGGCAGCAGCAGTAGCTGACATTAGAAAAAGAAAAGGACTGTCTCCTGAACCACCAAGTGTTAACGAATTTATCGACAAAGAGTAA
- a CDS encoding MqnA/MqnD/SBP family protein, with protein MEISVGHTPDSDDAFMFYGMFTGKVPSPDFTVNHVIEDIEKLNRKATDPQLDVTAVSVHACAYIPGYTILRSGGSFGIGYGPIVTAKKMMSIDEIKKCKIAIPGKMTSAFLLLQLMIGKFDYVEMNFSDIPEAVKTGKVDVGLVIHETQLSYEQEGNVKILDVGEWWNKITNGLPVPLGINVMRTDLGMDTICKFDKYLQASIEFGLENFEDAIEYAMQYSRGKPRELIEKFVKMYVNQVTVNMGDPGEESIRKLFEMAKEKNLVPDFELSIATK; from the coding sequence ATGGAAATTTCTGTAGGTCATACTCCTGATTCAGATGATGCATTCATGTTTTATGGAATGTTTACAGGCAAAGTTCCATCTCCAGACTTTACAGTAAATCACGTGATTGAGGACATTGAGAAATTAAATCGAAAAGCAACTGATCCGCAGCTAGATGTAACTGCAGTATCAGTTCATGCATGTGCATACATTCCAGGATATACTATTCTTAGAAGTGGTGGAAGCTTTGGAATAGGTTATGGTCCAATAGTTACTGCAAAAAAGATGATGAGTATTGATGAGATAAAAAAATGCAAGATTGCAATTCCAGGAAAGATGACATCTGCATTTTTGCTATTGCAATTAATGATTGGAAAGTTTGATTATGTCGAGATGAATTTCAGCGATATCCCAGAAGCTGTAAAAACAGGTAAAGTCGATGTAGGTCTTGTAATTCATGAGACCCAGCTGTCTTATGAGCAAGAAGGCAATGTCAAAATCCTAGATGTTGGAGAATGGTGGAACAAAATAACTAATGGTCTTCCAGTACCGCTAGGAATCAATGTGATGAGGACAGACCTGGGCATGGATACTATCTGTAAATTTGACAAGTATCTGCAGGCCTCAATAGAGTTTGGCTTGGAGAACTTTGAGGATGCAATAGAATATGCAATGCAGTATTCTAGGGGAAAGCCAAGGGAGTTGATTGAGAAATTTGTCAAAATGTATGTGAATCAAGTTACTGTTAACATGGGAGATCCTGGTGAAGAATCAATTAGAAAACTCTTTGAGATGGCAAAAGAAAAGAATCTAGTTCCAGACTTTGAGTTAAGCATTGCCACCAAGTAA
- a CDS encoding MTH1187 family thiamine-binding protein, giving the protein MIQAEISIYPIATKTTSASFYIAKAIESIQKMDNLRYEINPMGTILESDSMDTINSAAKKMMETVHNLGIARVEVIIKIDSRRDKHVKMEEKLDSIKKHLS; this is encoded by the coding sequence ATGATCCAAGCAGAGATTAGCATCTATCCAATAGCTACAAAGACTACCAGTGCTAGTTTCTACATTGCAAAAGCCATTGAATCTATTCAAAAAATGGATAATCTCAGATACGAGATAAACCCAATGGGAACAATTCTAGAGTCAGATAGTATGGATACGATAAATTCAGCTGCCAAAAAGATGATGGAGACAGTTCACAATCTCGGGATTGCAAGAGTTGAAGTGATAATTAAAATTGATTCAAGACGTGACAAGCATGTCAAGATGGAAGAGAAGCTTGATTCTATAAAGAAGCACTTGAGTTAG
- a CDS encoding sugar isomerase — protein MNSIEAYEKDIFLQLDFLKNFQKQKTISDAQQKNILFSGSGDSLVSAMLAESFSHGMVKAMDPLDLFKNKHLAKSKHVYFVSISGNTITNIRVAKLAKKSTAITAQPKSRLAKVSDEIIPLDSPNSGVFTAGSISFLDSTLTCISLVKKITIPKNNTMFSQAKSDAAKLKISNRLFILGNYETFPLAMYCAAKFYEILGYDAHYCRIEQFSHMELFSANKGDTVIIFEEKNPHSKQLTTSLKKIGINVIHPKIPKDKISQTLYCIFFSQFLTLFEAKRKKKNDCHFVTSKKIRNVSNQMIY, from the coding sequence ATGAATTCAATTGAGGCCTATGAGAAAGATATTTTCCTGCAATTAGATTTTCTAAAAAATTTTCAAAAACAAAAAACAATTTCAGATGCTCAACAAAAAAATATTCTATTTTCTGGTAGTGGGGACTCTTTGGTCTCTGCAATGTTGGCAGAATCATTCTCTCATGGAATGGTAAAGGCAATGGATCCACTGGATCTTTTCAAAAATAAACATCTGGCAAAATCAAAGCATGTCTATTTTGTATCCATTTCTGGAAATACCATTACCAACATCAGGGTGGCAAAGCTTGCAAAAAAATCCACAGCAATAACTGCCCAGCCTAAAAGCAGGCTTGCCAAAGTCTCAGATGAAATAATTCCCCTTGACTCCCCTAATAGTGGAGTCTTTACTGCTGGCAGTATATCATTTTTAGATAGTACACTAACATGTATTTCACTTGTAAAAAAAATCACAATTCCTAAAAACAATACAATGTTTTCTCAGGCAAAGTCTGATGCTGCAAAACTAAAAATCTCAAATAGACTATTCATTCTTGGCAACTATGAGACATTCCCACTTGCAATGTATTGTGCTGCAAAGTTTTATGAGATTCTAGGATATGATGCGCACTATTGCAGAATTGAGCAGTTCTCTCACATGGAGCTCTTCTCTGCAAACAAAGGTGACACTGTAATTATCTTTGAGGAAAAAAATCCTCACTCTAAACAACTCACAACAAGTCTGAAAAAAATCGGAATTAACGTAATTCATCCCAAGATTCCAAAAGATAAGATCTCCCAAACACTATACTGTATCTTCTTCTCTCAATTTCTAACATTGTTTGAGGCCAAAAGGAAAAAGAAGAATGACTGCCATTTTGTTACGTCAAAAAAGATTCGCAATGTTAGTAACCAAATGATCTATTGA
- a CDS encoding SHOCT domain-containing protein, which translates to MQNNNEEPDNLTNTLKKKQTKVFDDVSKNYEQTLEVGKHLGKESFDKINELASNGTNYIKSKPYWKAIKNNSLKIKEKSFDSGTAIKKKSPKFYKKISNAFFSFFEKFVGRIKIGTQYGLENLEILERLAKLNELGILTDEEFLKQKKKILERI; encoded by the coding sequence ATGCAAAATAATAATGAAGAACCAGATAATCTTACAAATACTCTAAAGAAAAAACAAACCAAAGTTTTTGATGATGTTTCAAAAAATTATGAACAAACATTAGAAGTAGGAAAACATCTTGGAAAAGAATCATTTGATAAAATTAATGAGCTAGCCTCAAATGGCACTAATTATATAAAATCAAAACCTTACTGGAAAGCAATTAAAAACAATTCTCTAAAAATTAAAGAAAAAAGTTTTGATTCTGGAACTGCCATAAAGAAGAAGAGCCCAAAATTTTATAAAAAAATTAGTAATGCATTTTTCAGTTTCTTTGAAAAATTTGTAGGTAGAATAAAAATAGGAACACAATATGGTCTGGAAAATCTTGAAATTTTAGAAAGATTGGCAAAGCTAAACGAGCTTGGAATTTTAACTGATGAAGAGTTTTTAAAACAAAAGAAAAAGATCTTAGAGAGGATATAA
- a CDS encoding DEAD/DEAH box helicase has protein sequence MVFPLQNTFMKFCSTCDTKLTQNFEDLGGPGICPKCNPEMVTPKRPTYGMNYTGRTKPCSKGCGAEIYWDDQFKSDSGKFIPIDSRTDEPHQCNGPEESGTYYPDEIKKFAKKKETVQNKIPIPEEILFDISKIPKSLAEDDYILREIIQGHKEESLAIVHYENMVSDEPEKIPTETLSDVLSEDILKGIKKYGFTGLLSFQDESIRSILAGNNSIISAPTGSGKTEAFSIPILQKISQETKPGVFALLVYPLNALIDDQVSKISKLIDACGLQNKVGVFSIHGGQSSEYKDLIVEDAAKKSLIIATNFDFINYHLILQDKKWNELFKNAKIIVMDEAHSYTSFHGSNVYHVLNRMKRYMGDVQFVGSSATLDNSREFFSNMFDLPQESFSYIKSDTGRKKNMHMLFVMPRKFGQRTTMEMLASICYKNNSTQLIFSNSHNDSEFLASNVESANEGIRIQIHRGGLDQNNRKLYESQMKASELDALSCTPTLELGIDIGHVDVVISAFKNEYDSFVQRIGRAGRMGQKSYALCVFDPDDAACHYFARHIDQYLSQDHVIPINKKNPIISEKHTESIEIEAESSQTSEKSQFFDFANSVNLRGASGEIAIYLNSKKIGTRNVPVGYYQLHQNAIYHFNKQNYEVISLRKSQNGARAYLRRSYENQKRTMPIVRTSILQTSERNAIHREIVSGSRKLSIRYGIIELSRTITGYLKGNYNDSADTFQTFNGNNVSSWRNFNWKSKHSSVSIVIPSEFLAKSYSDSKSQMSIDPRIHTISHVLINAAKIITKSESSDIDVYYDNGIIYLYDNSSDGFNGCSKIIYEEFEKILKTCHSLLSDCDCPTDPKQKKLVSQGERWGGCPKCTFTNNYCQTKNKELSKKDAMDFFTIFLKN, from the coding sequence ATGGTATTTCCACTCCAAAACACATTCATGAAATTTTGCTCAACTTGTGACACTAAACTAACTCAGAACTTTGAAGATCTTGGAGGTCCTGGAATTTGTCCCAAATGCAATCCAGAGATGGTTACTCCAAAAAGACCAACGTATGGCATGAACTATACTGGAAGAACAAAACCTTGCTCCAAAGGATGCGGAGCTGAAATCTACTGGGATGACCAGTTCAAATCAGACAGTGGAAAGTTTATCCCAATTGATTCGCGGACTGATGAGCCACACCAGTGCAATGGTCCGGAAGAGTCTGGCACATACTATCCAGACGAGATAAAGAAATTTGCAAAGAAAAAAGAGACTGTACAAAACAAGATTCCAATCCCTGAAGAAATACTATTTGATATCTCTAAAATTCCAAAATCGCTAGCTGAAGATGATTATATCCTTCGTGAAATAATTCAGGGGCACAAGGAGGAATCCCTGGCAATAGTCCACTATGAGAATATGGTCTCTGACGAGCCTGAAAAGATTCCAACTGAGACCCTAAGTGACGTGTTATCTGAGGATATCCTAAAGGGAATCAAAAAGTACGGCTTTACTGGACTTCTTTCATTTCAAGATGAATCAATTCGCTCAATCCTTGCTGGAAATAATTCTATAATTTCAGCTCCTACTGGTTCTGGAAAGACTGAAGCATTTAGTATCCCGATTTTGCAAAAAATATCCCAGGAAACAAAACCTGGTGTCTTTGCATTGCTTGTCTATCCACTTAATGCACTAATTGATGATCAGGTATCTAAAATCTCAAAACTCATTGATGCATGTGGACTGCAAAACAAAGTTGGTGTCTTTTCAATTCATGGGGGACAAAGCTCAGAATACAAAGATTTGATAGTTGAGGATGCTGCAAAAAAATCCCTAATCATTGCAACAAACTTTGATTTTATCAACTATCACTTGATTCTACAAGACAAGAAATGGAATGAGTTATTCAAAAATGCAAAAATAATTGTAATGGATGAGGCGCACTCTTACACCAGCTTTCATGGCTCTAATGTGTATCATGTGCTAAATAGAATGAAGCGATACATGGGAGATGTTCAGTTTGTTGGCTCTTCAGCTACACTTGACAACTCTAGAGAGTTTTTCTCAAACATGTTTGATTTGCCCCAAGAGTCATTTTCATACATCAAAAGTGATACGGGAAGAAAAAAGAACATGCACATGTTATTTGTAATGCCGCGAAAGTTTGGACAGAGAACTACAATGGAGATGTTAGCATCAATTTGTTACAAGAATAATTCAACACAACTAATCTTTAGCAACTCACACAATGATTCGGAATTTCTTGCATCAAATGTAGAGTCTGCAAATGAGGGAATACGAATTCAGATTCACAGGGGAGGTCTTGACCAAAACAATAGAAAACTCTACGAATCTCAGATGAAGGCAAGTGAACTTGATGCACTATCTTGTACCCCTACACTTGAGCTGGGAATTGATATTGGGCATGTAGATGTGGTGATTTCAGCCTTCAAAAACGAGTATGACTCCTTTGTGCAGAGAATTGGTAGGGCTGGCCGTATGGGCCAGAAATCATATGCCCTCTGTGTCTTTGATCCTGATGATGCAGCATGCCACTATTTTGCACGCCACATTGACCAGTATCTCTCACAAGACCATGTAATTCCAATTAACAAGAAAAATCCCATCATTTCAGAGAAGCACACTGAATCAATAGAGATTGAAGCAGAATCTTCCCAGACCTCTGAGAAATCTCAGTTCTTTGATTTTGCAAACAGTGTCAATCTTCGAGGAGCATCAGGTGAGATTGCAATTTATCTCAACTCTAAAAAAATTGGAACACGTAATGTGCCAGTTGGTTACTATCAATTACATCAAAATGCAATCTATCACTTTAACAAGCAAAACTATGAGGTAATCTCTTTGAGAAAATCTCAAAACGGTGCAAGAGCATATCTGAGAAGATCCTATGAGAATCAGAAAAGAACAATGCCAATAGTTAGAACTTCAATTCTGCAGACATCAGAGCGAAATGCAATACACAGAGAAATAGTTTCAGGTTCTAGGAAACTATCAATACGTTATGGAATAATTGAGCTTAGCAGAACCATTACTGGCTATCTCAAAGGAAACTATAATGACTCAGCAGATACATTCCAGACATTTAATGGAAACAATGTTTCGTCTTGGAGGAACTTTAACTGGAAGTCAAAGCACTCTTCAGTTAGTATTGTAATTCCTTCAGAGTTTTTGGCAAAGTCATATTCAGATTCAAAAAGCCAGATGTCCATAGACCCTAGAATTCACACCATTTCTCATGTGTTGATTAATGCTGCTAAAATTATCACAAAATCTGAATCAAGTGATATTGATGTATACTATGATAATGGCATTATCTATCTGTATGACAATTCTTCTGATGGTTTCAATGGTTGCAGCAAGATAATCTATGAGGAGTTTGAAAAGATTCTCAAGACCTGTCATTCCCTGCTATCTGATTGTGATTGTCCAACTGATCCTAAACAGAAAAAACTAGTCTCCCAAGGGGAAAGGTGGGGTGGATGCCCAAAATGTACATTTACAAATAATTATTGTCAGACAAAAAACAAGGAACTATCAAAAAAAGATGCAATGGATTTTTTTACAATTTTTTTGAAAAATTAA
- a CDS encoding PEFG-CTERM sorting domain-containing protein, with protein sequence MKMLFGFLILGLLLTVTILPDAFAENTYSVKIPTGAASPDAPYFWQSEKDGATNGIVEILVGDTIKWQNADTAAHTVTSGSATDGSNDIFDSGLFPPGQTFSYTFEEIGTYPYFCIVHPWMEGSIIVTAGYSVIPDVGKQVGDGKTLFDVEYKFNRLLTISAINVDQKSLMFSVVGNPKSDNHNLEIKLDSELIDGPFVVWLDGNKISDFSSVKDGNYNILSIPLSADSKTLTIVGTTIVPEFGSLVMMILSISIISIIAISKKFGMRVKF encoded by the coding sequence ATGAAGATGCTTTTTGGATTTTTAATACTTGGACTCTTACTTACAGTTACCATACTTCCTGATGCTTTTGCAGAAAATACATATTCAGTTAAAATCCCTACTGGTGCTGCAAGTCCTGATGCTCCATATTTTTGGCAAAGTGAAAAAGATGGTGCCACAAATGGGATAGTTGAAATCCTTGTTGGTGATACCATTAAATGGCAAAATGCCGATACTGCAGCTCATACTGTAACATCCGGAAGTGCAACTGATGGATCAAACGATATTTTTGATAGCGGGTTATTTCCACCAGGACAAACATTTTCTTACACTTTTGAAGAAATTGGAACTTATCCATATTTTTGTATAGTTCATCCATGGATGGAAGGTAGTATAATTGTCACCGCTGGATATTCAGTAATACCTGATGTTGGAAAACAAGTTGGTGATGGTAAAACATTATTTGATGTAGAATACAAGTTTAATCGATTACTGACGATCTCGGCAATCAATGTAGACCAGAAATCTCTAATGTTTAGTGTAGTTGGCAATCCAAAATCTGATAATCATAATTTAGAAATTAAATTAGACTCTGAATTAATTGATGGTCCCTTTGTTGTTTGGTTGGATGGTAATAAGATATCTGATTTTAGTTCAGTAAAAGATGGAAATTACAATATTTTATCAATTCCTTTATCTGCTGATTCTAAAACTTTGACAATTGTCGGTACTACTATAGTTCCGGAATTTGGATCATTAGTGATGATGATTTTGAGCATATCAATCATTTCAATTATTGCCATAAGTAAGAAATTTGGAATGAGAGTGAAATTTTAA
- a CDS encoding radical SAM protein, producing the protein MLEQLVGESQALDRALSGEELSYKDGMDLMNYDNLHLLAAVADNARKKLVGDTVTFAASYYMNYTNVCAASCQMCAFYRKDGADDAYTLTPQEIEGRVAIAKQMGATEVHIVGGFHPKLPLEYYEDMMRTIKKSHPQLNIKALTAAEIYYLSKLTKNSTKEILSRLKDAGLDSMPGGGAELFHPDIRDKIVRGKCTGQQWLDVIEEAHTMGIQSNVTMLYGHIEKPEHIIDHLIKIRDLQKKTNGFLTLIPLKFSLDNTELEKEHLVNNECSSVYDLRIIALSRLMLANVLNNISVYWVAYGKKLAQVALSNGGSDLVGTAFSEEIYRAAGKPTASSVEELATMVKEVGRVPAQRNTHFEILRKF; encoded by the coding sequence ATGCTTGAACAACTAGTAGGAGAATCTCAAGCTTTAGATCGTGCATTATCTGGCGAAGAACTATCCTACAAAGATGGAATGGATCTGATGAATTATGATAATTTACATTTGCTTGCTGCAGTGGCTGACAATGCAAGAAAAAAACTAGTAGGCGATACTGTAACATTTGCAGCATCATACTACATGAACTACACAAATGTCTGCGCAGCTAGCTGCCAGATGTGCGCATTTTACAGAAAAGATGGCGCAGATGATGCATACACCCTAACTCCACAAGAAATTGAAGGACGAGTTGCAATTGCAAAACAGATGGGTGCAACCGAAGTCCACATTGTTGGAGGATTTCATCCAAAACTTCCGCTGGAGTATTATGAGGATATGATGAGGACAATAAAAAAGAGCCATCCACAATTAAACATCAAAGCACTTACTGCAGCTGAGATTTACTATTTATCAAAACTAACAAAAAATTCCACTAAAGAGATTTTATCTCGTCTCAAAGATGCAGGACTTGATTCAATGCCAGGAGGTGGAGCAGAACTGTTCCATCCTGATATTCGTGATAAGATTGTAAGAGGAAAATGCACAGGCCAGCAATGGCTTGATGTAATTGAAGAAGCACATACTATGGGAATTCAAAGTAATGTGACAATGCTTTATGGCCACATAGAAAAGCCAGAGCACATCATTGATCATCTCATAAAGATTCGAGACCTTCAAAAGAAAACAAATGGTTTTCTAACTTTGATTCCTTTGAAATTCAGTCTTGACAATACAGAGCTTGAAAAAGAACATCTGGTAAATAATGAATGCTCATCAGTATATGATTTGAGAATTATTGCACTATCAAGATTGATGCTTGCAAATGTACTAAATAACATCTCAGTTTACTGGGTTGCATATGGCAAGAAACTAGCTCAAGTTGCACTGTCAAATGGCGGCAGTGACTTGGTTGGAACTGCTTTTTCTGAGGAGATTTACCGAGCTGCAGGAAAACCAACTGCATCATCAGTTGAGGAATTGGCAACAATGGTAAAAGAGGTAGGTCGAGTGCCAGCTCAGAGAAATACTCATTTTGAAATATTACGAAAATTCTAA